Proteins from one Streptomyces sp. NBC_00289 genomic window:
- a CDS encoding alkaline phosphatase, translating to MSHRPFPGRRSVLRGSLAASAALTLPAAAGAAPAFALSGRPGAGWGVQAGDVTSDSGLVWVRSDRPARMLVETSATESFRNPRRWHGPLLGADTDFTGTTRLRGLPVGEQIHYRVLLADPDDPRRTGEPVTGTFRTVSSRRRGGVRFLWSGDLAGQGWGINPDLGGYRIYEAMGRLDPDFFLCSGDNIYADGPITATQALPDGSTWRNITTEEKSKVAETLAEFRGNFRYNLLDENLRRFNAQVPSVIQWDDHEVRNNWYPGEVIADTDTRYTQKSVDVLAGRARRAFGEYFPISTLRPGAREGRVHRVLRQGPLLDVFVLDMRTYRNANSPDDQTVDPQGILGREQLEWLKRELSRSRAVWKVIAADMPIGLVVPDTTEGRPNIEAVAQGDPGAPLGRELQIAELLRFVKHRRITGTVWLTADVHHTSAQHYQPSRAAFTDFEPFWEFVSGPLNAGAFPASALDRTFGPERVFVKAPTASNVSPAGGYQFFGEVDIDGDSGELTVRLREQDGTVLFTQVLQPGKVGQ from the coding sequence ATGTCCCACCGTCCGTTCCCCGGCCGCCGCAGCGTCCTGCGCGGCTCCCTGGCCGCGTCGGCGGCCCTCACCCTGCCCGCCGCGGCCGGCGCGGCGCCCGCCTTCGCCCTTTCCGGGCGCCCCGGAGCGGGTTGGGGTGTGCAGGCCGGTGACGTGACCTCCGACTCCGGACTGGTGTGGGTGCGCTCGGACCGGCCGGCCCGCATGCTGGTGGAGACCTCGGCGACCGAGTCGTTCCGCAACCCGCGCAGGTGGCACGGTCCACTGCTCGGCGCGGACACCGACTTCACCGGAACGACCCGGCTGCGCGGCCTGCCGGTGGGCGAACAGATCCACTACCGCGTCCTGCTGGCCGACCCGGACGACCCGCGCCGTACCGGCGAGCCGGTCACCGGCACCTTCCGCACGGTGTCGTCGCGCAGGCGCGGCGGTGTGCGGTTCCTGTGGTCCGGCGACCTGGCCGGTCAGGGCTGGGGCATCAACCCCGACCTCGGCGGCTACCGCATCTACGAGGCCATGGGCCGTCTCGACCCCGACTTCTTCCTGTGCAGCGGCGACAACATCTACGCCGACGGCCCGATCACCGCGACCCAGGCGCTGCCCGACGGCAGTACCTGGCGGAACATCACCACGGAGGAGAAGTCCAAGGTCGCCGAGACCCTGGCCGAGTTCCGCGGCAACTTCCGCTACAACCTGCTCGACGAGAACCTTCGGCGGTTCAACGCCCAGGTGCCCTCCGTCATCCAGTGGGACGACCACGAGGTGCGGAACAACTGGTACCCGGGCGAGGTGATCGCGGACACGGACACCCGTTACACGCAGAAGAGCGTGGACGTGCTGGCCGGACGGGCCCGGCGCGCCTTCGGCGAGTACTTCCCGATCTCCACGCTGCGGCCGGGCGCTCGGGAGGGCCGGGTCCACCGGGTACTGCGCCAGGGGCCGCTGCTCGACGTGTTCGTGCTGGACATGCGGACGTACCGCAACGCCAACTCGCCCGACGACCAGACCGTCGACCCGCAGGGGATCCTCGGCCGCGAGCAGCTCGAATGGCTCAAGCGGGAGCTGTCACGTTCGCGTGCGGTGTGGAAGGTGATCGCCGCCGACATGCCGATCGGCCTTGTCGTGCCCGACACCACCGAGGGCAGGCCGAACATCGAGGCGGTTGCGCAGGGCGACCCTGGCGCGCCACTGGGGCGTGAGCTGCAGATCGCCGAGTTGCTGCGGTTCGTCAAGCACCGGCGGATCACCGGCACGGTGTGGCTGACGGCCGACGTGCACCACACGTCTGCGCAGCACTACCAGCCGTCGCGGGCCGCGTTCACGGACTTCGAGCCGTTCTGGGAGTTCGTCTCGGGTCCGCTCAACGCGGGCGCCTTTCCGGCGAGCGCCCTCGACAGGACCTTCGGTCCGGAGCGGGTGTTCGTGAAGGCGCCGACCGCGTCGAACGTCTCGCCCGCCGGCGGCTACCAGTTCTTCGGCGAGGTCGACATCGACGGCGACAGCGGGGAGCTGACGGTGCGGCTGCGCGAGCAGGACGGCACGGTGCTGTTCACCCAGGTGCTCCAGCCGGGCAAGGTCGGCCAGTAA
- a CDS encoding Lrp/AsnC family transcriptional regulator, which yields MGESVELDPVDLHLLRLLQNDARTTYRDLAAKVGVAPSTCLDRVTRLRRAGVILGHQLRLDPAKLGRGLEALLSVQVRPHRRELVGPFVDRIRALPESRTVFHLTGPDDYLVHVAVADMADLQRLVLDEFTARTEVARVETRLIFQQWECGPLLPPGPAGATPSAKSS from the coding sequence ATGGGTGAATCCGTCGAACTCGATCCGGTGGACCTCCATCTGTTGCGGCTGCTGCAGAACGACGCCCGGACCACGTACCGGGATCTGGCCGCGAAGGTGGGGGTCGCGCCGTCGACCTGCCTGGACCGCGTCACGCGGCTGCGCCGCGCGGGCGTCATCCTCGGTCATCAGCTGCGACTGGATCCGGCCAAGTTGGGGCGCGGCCTGGAGGCGCTGCTGTCCGTGCAGGTCAGGCCGCATCGGCGGGAGTTGGTGGGGCCGTTCGTGGACCGGATCCGCGCCCTGCCGGAGTCACGGACCGTCTTCCATCTCACGGGGCCGGACGACTATCTCGTCCACGTCGCGGTCGCTGACATGGCCGATCTGCAGCGGCTGGTGCTGGACGAGTTCACGGCACGGACCGAAGTGGCCCGGGTGGAGACCCGGTTGATATTCCAGCAGTGGGAGTGCGGGCCCCTGCTGCCACCCGGCCCGGCCGGAGCCACGCCCTCAGCGAAATCGAGCTGA
- a CDS encoding DUF885 domain-containing protein, whose translation MSETNSPLPREVADAYVDDLIALDPVTGTYLGVRESSSRLPDTSPAGQQALAELARTTLARLDEAERRPGADSDVERRCARLLRERLTAELAVHEAEEGLRAVGNMHTPAHSVREVFTVTPTQTDEDWAAIAERLRGVPAALAGYRECLALGLERKLYAGPRPTATFVEQLTEWADTDGTGRGWFEDFASTGPESLRAELDEAAGAATAAVVELRDWVRDVYAPTIEGAPNTVGRERYARWSRYFNGTDLDLDEAYAYGWAEYHRLLAEMRQEAEKILPGAETPWVALAHLDEHGRHIEGVDEVREWLQGLMDQAIESLDGTHFELAERVRKVESHIAPPGSAAAPYYTAPSEDFSRPGRTWLPTMGQTRFPVYDLVSTWYHEGVPGHHLQLAQWAHVAGNLSRYQATVGGVSANAEGWALYAERLMDELGFLTDAEQRLGYLDAQMMRAARVIVDIGMHLELDIPADSPFHPGERWTPELAQEFFGTHSSRPADFVESELTRYLTIPGQAIGYKLGERAWLLGRERARERHGAAFDLKAWHMAALSQGSLGLDDLVDELSRL comes from the coding sequence ATGTCAGAGACCAACAGCCCGCTGCCCCGCGAGGTCGCCGACGCCTACGTCGACGACCTCATCGCCCTCGACCCGGTCACCGGTACGTACCTCGGCGTGCGGGAGAGTTCGAGCAGACTCCCCGACACCTCGCCCGCGGGCCAGCAGGCGCTCGCGGAGCTGGCACGGACCACACTCGCGCGGCTCGACGAGGCCGAGCGCCGGCCCGGCGCGGACAGCGACGTGGAGCGCCGGTGCGCCCGTCTGCTGCGCGAGCGGCTCACCGCGGAACTCGCCGTGCACGAGGCGGAGGAGGGGCTGCGCGCGGTCGGCAACATGCACACGCCCGCGCACTCGGTGCGCGAGGTCTTCACCGTCACGCCGACGCAGACGGACGAGGACTGGGCGGCGATCGCGGAGCGGTTGCGCGGTGTCCCGGCCGCACTGGCCGGCTACCGCGAGTGCCTCGCGCTCGGACTGGAACGCAAGCTGTACGCGGGCCCCCGCCCGACGGCGACGTTCGTCGAGCAGCTCACGGAGTGGGCCGACACCGACGGCACCGGCCGCGGCTGGTTCGAGGACTTCGCCTCGACGGGCCCCGAGTCGCTGCGCGCGGAACTGGACGAGGCCGCCGGCGCCGCGACCGCGGCCGTCGTCGAGCTGCGGGACTGGGTGCGCGACGTGTACGCCCCCACGATCGAGGGCGCGCCGAACACGGTGGGGCGCGAGCGCTACGCCCGCTGGTCGCGCTACTTCAACGGGACGGACCTGGATCTGGACGAGGCGTACGCGTACGGCTGGGCCGAGTACCACCGGCTGCTCGCCGAGATGAGGCAGGAGGCGGAGAAGATCCTGCCGGGCGCCGAGACGCCGTGGGTGGCACTCGCGCACCTCGACGAGCACGGCAGGCACATCGAGGGTGTCGACGAGGTCCGCGAGTGGCTGCAGGGTCTGATGGACCAGGCGATCGAGTCACTCGACGGCACCCACTTCGAACTCGCCGAGCGGGTACGGAAGGTGGAGTCGCACATCGCCCCGCCCGGCAGCGCGGCCGCCCCGTACTACACGGCCCCGTCTGAGGACTTCTCACGCCCGGGCCGCACCTGGCTGCCGACGATGGGCCAGACCCGCTTTCCGGTGTACGACCTGGTCTCCACCTGGTACCACGAGGGCGTCCCGGGTCATCACCTGCAGCTCGCCCAGTGGGCGCATGTCGCCGGGAACCTCTCCCGCTACCAGGCCACGGTCGGCGGGGTCAGCGCCAACGCCGAGGGCTGGGCGCTGTACGCGGAGCGGCTCATGGACGAGCTGGGCTTCCTCACCGACGCGGAGCAGCGGCTGGGCTACCTCGACGCGCAGATGATGCGGGCCGCCCGGGTCATCGTGGACATCGGCATGCACCTGGAGCTGGACATCCCGGCCGACTCCCCCTTCCACCCGGGCGAACGCTGGACCCCCGAGCTGGCGCAGGAGTTCTTCGGCACGCACAGCAGCCGTCCCGCGGACTTCGTGGAGAGCGAGCTGACCCGCTACCTGACGATCCCGGGCCAGGCGATCGGCTACAAGCTCGGCGAACGGGCTTGGCTGCTGGGCCGTGAGAGGGCCCGCGAGCGGCACGGCGCCGCCTTCGACCTCAAGGCCTGGCACATGGCGGCCCTCTCGCAGGGCTCCCTCGGCCTGGACGACCTGGTCGACGAGTTGTCCCGGCTCTGA
- a CDS encoding SWIM zinc finger family protein, translating to MTRSLQAVAYRQPSVLESAAGGQLLGLETSRGATPSGVQDHPRFFTGFLTSPQVAAAGLLAVADVAAARYYQRQLPASLDPVVTGNGDRLRFESFSGCGGVYARLDVLEAGLDGGEVGHGTTNVDVNNPLREALSRVGTTDPLHLRVGPEELAVTTMDGPVVEKKVPLPDRWLRGFAEAQVIAAGFDLRAELPAAEAVRFLRALPRGGTRAASVGPRWVVPAGRSLRPTTRPVPGAVCLPGPDRLIALQRVLRHATALRVYGPPVASAAAAASAWEVVLPGMRLTLTLSPDASRGFSGEGGVLDALATDEAAADAELISVLLAWEPRIDTADLAAASGLEPERVRAALVRLGTSGRVGYDTAEAAYFHRELPYDAERVERHNPRLRSARALVAAGAVALEGTLATVTAEDGHAHRVRDEAGVLSCSCLWWAKYRGGRGPCKHALAVRIVRRGAAPEQDMARVDGGAR from the coding sequence ATGACGCGATCTTTGCAGGCCGTGGCCTATCGCCAACCCTCCGTGCTGGAGTCCGCCGCAGGTGGACAGCTCCTGGGGCTCGAGACCTCCCGGGGTGCGACGCCTTCGGGTGTCCAGGACCATCCCCGGTTCTTCACCGGCTTTCTGACGTCTCCTCAGGTGGCCGCGGCCGGACTGCTGGCGGTGGCCGACGTGGCGGCGGCGCGCTACTACCAGCGGCAACTGCCCGCCTCCCTCGACCCCGTGGTCACGGGCAACGGCGACCGACTGCGCTTCGAGTCCTTCTCCGGCTGCGGCGGGGTGTACGCACGCCTGGACGTGCTGGAGGCGGGCCTCGACGGCGGCGAGGTGGGCCACGGGACGACGAATGTCGACGTCAACAACCCGCTTCGTGAGGCACTCTCCCGGGTCGGTACGACAGACCCGCTCCACCTGCGGGTCGGCCCGGAGGAGTTGGCCGTCACCACGATGGACGGCCCGGTCGTGGAGAAGAAGGTGCCCCTCCCGGACCGGTGGCTGCGGGGCTTCGCCGAGGCCCAGGTGATCGCGGCCGGCTTCGACCTGCGGGCCGAGCTGCCGGCCGCCGAGGCCGTGCGGTTCCTGCGTGCGCTGCCGCGCGGCGGGACGCGGGCCGCCTCGGTGGGCCCGCGCTGGGTGGTGCCCGCGGGCCGCTCGCTGCGTCCGACCACCCGGCCCGTACCCGGCGCGGTCTGCCTGCCCGGACCCGACCGGCTGATCGCGCTGCAGCGGGTGCTGCGCCACGCGACGGCTCTGCGGGTCTACGGCCCCCCGGTCGCTTCGGCGGCCGCCGCGGCCAGTGCCTGGGAGGTCGTCCTGCCCGGGATGCGGCTCACCCTGACCCTGTCCCCCGACGCCTCCCGCGGGTTCTCCGGCGAGGGCGGGGTCCTCGACGCGCTCGCCACCGACGAGGCCGCCGCGGACGCCGAGCTGATCTCGGTGCTGCTCGCCTGGGAGCCCCGCATCGACACGGCGGACCTCGCCGCGGCCTCGGGCCTGGAACCCGAGCGCGTCAGGGCGGCCCTCGTCCGCCTGGGCACCTCGGGCCGCGTCGGGTACGACACGGCGGAGGCGGCCTACTTCCACCGCGAACTCCCCTACGACGCCGAGCGGGTGGAGCGTCACAACCCACGGCTGCGCTCGGCCCGGGCACTGGTGGCCGCGGGCGCGGTAGCCCTGGAGGGCACACTCGCGACGGTGACGGCCGAGGACGGTCATGCGCACCGGGTCCGGGACGAGGCGGGGGTGCTCAGTTGCAGCTGCCTCTGGTGGGCGAAGTACCGGGGCGGGCGCGGGCCGTGCAAGCACGCGCTGGCGGTACGGATCGTGCGGCGGGGCGCCGCACCGGAGCAGGACATGGCACGAGTCGACGGGGGTGCGCGATGA
- a CDS encoding PLP-dependent aspartate aminotransferase family protein yields the protein MDSASLHTYDPARAARAARAVRSAPRALATEAVHAGRDDLARQGLHAPPIDLSTTYPSYDSRGEAARIDAFAATGAEPEGPPVYARLGNPTVARFETALARLEGTEAAVAFASGMAALSAVLLVRGSMGLRHVVAVRPLYGCSDHLLTAGLLGSEVTWVDPAGIADALRPDTGLVLVESPANPTLAELDLRAVAHSCGSVPLLADNTFATPVLQRPAEQGARLVMHSATKYLGGHGDVMAGVVACDEEFAGRLRQVRFATGGVLHPLAGYLLLRGLSTLPVRVRAASANAAELARRLAADPRVTRVHYPRIGGAMVAFEVAGDPHEVIRGVRLVTPAVSLGSVDTLIQHPASISHRIVDAGDRRNAGVSDRLLRLSVGLEDVEDLWSDLDDALGEPTALPVPTGAHETARGA from the coding sequence ATGGACTCAGCGAGCCTGCACACCTACGACCCCGCACGCGCCGCACGCGCCGCACGCGCGGTGCGCTCCGCACCGAGAGCACTGGCCACCGAGGCTGTGCACGCCGGCCGGGACGATCTCGCGCGTCAGGGCCTGCACGCGCCGCCGATCGACCTGTCCACCACCTACCCCTCGTACGACAGCCGGGGTGAGGCCGCCCGGATCGACGCCTTCGCCGCCACCGGTGCCGAACCGGAGGGCCCGCCCGTCTACGCACGGCTGGGCAACCCGACCGTCGCCCGCTTCGAGACCGCCCTGGCCCGGCTGGAGGGCACCGAGGCGGCGGTCGCGTTCGCGAGCGGTATGGCCGCGCTGAGCGCCGTACTGCTGGTACGCGGTTCGATGGGGCTGCGTCATGTCGTGGCCGTCCGTCCGCTCTACGGTTGCAGCGACCACCTGCTGACCGCCGGGCTGCTCGGCTCCGAGGTGACGTGGGTGGACCCGGCCGGTATCGCGGACGCGCTGCGCCCGGACACCGGGCTGGTGCTGGTCGAGTCCCCGGCGAACCCGACCCTCGCCGAACTCGACCTGCGGGCCGTCGCGCACTCCTGCGGCTCCGTGCCGCTGCTCGCGGACAACACCTTCGCCACGCCTGTGCTGCAACGCCCCGCCGAGCAGGGCGCGCGGCTCGTGATGCACAGCGCCACCAAGTACCTCGGCGGGCACGGGGACGTGATGGCCGGCGTCGTGGCCTGCGACGAGGAGTTCGCCGGGCGGCTGCGGCAGGTCCGGTTCGCCACCGGCGGCGTCCTGCATCCGCTCGCCGGCTACCTGCTGCTACGGGGCTTGTCGACGCTGCCGGTGCGTGTGCGGGCCGCCTCCGCGAACGCCGCCGAACTCGCCCGCCGGCTCGCCGCCGACCCGCGCGTCACCCGCGTCCACTACCCGCGCATCGGCGGCGCGATGGTCGCCTTCGAGGTCGCGGGCGACCCGCACGAGGTCATTCGCGGAGTACGTCTCGTCACCCCGGCCGTCAGCCTCGGCAGCGTCGACACCCTCATCCAGCACCCGGCGTCCATCAGCCACCGCATCGTGGACGCCGGCGACCGCAGGAATGCCGGCGTGAGCGACCGGCTGCTGAGACTGTCGGTGGGCCTGGAGGACGTCGAGGACCTGTGGTCCGATCTGGACGACGCGCTGGGCGAACCGACCGCCCTGCCGGTGCCGACCGGCGCCCACGAAACGGCGCGGGGCGCCTGA
- a CDS encoding GNAT family N-acetyltransferase yields the protein MSDVTRARHGRPVHHWRRDVIELAALFTAVAVADAVANLIGHGPDGPELLLISAVVLIATAGFHTWWARRHGHAPPSDTDARPLSTGQQAGPSDRDGTAPDAVTGESVLWRMRTTVKDEPGSLATLCTALAGLRVDILSLQTHPLAEGTVDEFLLRAPAELAGAELGRAVSLAGGADTWIERADAHDLVDAPTRVLGLATRTALDAAELPLALRQLLGRCTIRSLPAAPVGGGRRPESVPVEGALEGTVMRLRAPEGGVITVERPYLPFTPTEFARARALVELDARLGPRVPMGHDVLTLPEGSDITVRRADPSDLEPAKAMQERCSARTLAMRYHGPVGDADRYLNHLLSPRFGRTLAVQTASGRIVGLGHLLWDGDETEVALLIEDDWQRRGIGSELLGRLVAMAVAANCESVYAVTQASNTGMVAAMRGLGLPLDYQIEEGTLVITARLDRTAATSHLSYDQSPGQAAGERIVRE from the coding sequence ATGTCTGATGTGACCCGTGCCAGGCACGGTCGTCCTGTCCACCACTGGCGGCGGGACGTGATCGAACTCGCCGCGCTCTTCACGGCGGTCGCGGTGGCGGACGCCGTCGCGAACCTGATCGGGCACGGCCCCGACGGACCGGAACTGCTGCTGATCTCAGCGGTCGTCCTGATCGCCACGGCGGGATTCCACACATGGTGGGCACGACGCCACGGTCACGCCCCGCCGAGCGATACCGACGCCCGGCCGCTGTCCACCGGACAGCAGGCCGGGCCGTCCGACCGGGACGGGACCGCTCCGGACGCGGTGACCGGGGAGAGCGTGCTGTGGCGGATGCGGACCACGGTGAAGGACGAACCGGGATCGCTGGCCACGCTGTGCACGGCGCTCGCCGGCCTGCGGGTCGACATCCTGAGCCTGCAGACGCATCCACTGGCCGAGGGCACGGTGGACGAGTTCCTGCTGCGTGCTCCGGCCGAACTCGCCGGGGCCGAACTCGGCCGCGCGGTCTCGCTGGCCGGCGGCGCCGACACCTGGATCGAGCGGGCCGACGCCCACGATCTGGTGGACGCGCCGACCCGGGTGCTCGGCCTCGCGACCCGCACCGCCCTCGACGCGGCGGAACTGCCGCTCGCGCTACGGCAGTTGCTGGGCCGGTGCACCATCCGCTCGCTGCCCGCGGCCCCCGTGGGCGGCGGCCGACGGCCGGAGTCCGTGCCCGTCGAAGGAGCGCTGGAGGGCACCGTGATGCGGCTGCGCGCTCCGGAAGGCGGAGTGATCACCGTGGAGCGGCCGTATCTGCCGTTCACCCCGACGGAGTTCGCCCGGGCGCGGGCACTCGTCGAACTGGACGCCCGGCTGGGTCCGCGCGTACCGATGGGTCACGACGTGCTGACGCTGCCCGAGGGCAGTGACATCACCGTGCGCCGGGCGGACCCGAGCGACCTCGAGCCCGCGAAGGCCATGCAGGAACGGTGCTCGGCGCGCACGCTCGCCATGCGTTACCACGGACCGGTCGGTGACGCCGATCGCTATCTGAACCACCTGCTCAGTCCGCGCTTCGGTCGCACGCTCGCCGTGCAGACCGCCTCCGGGCGCATCGTCGGGCTCGGTCATCTGCTGTGGGACGGTGACGAGACGGAGGTCGCGCTGCTCATCGAGGATGACTGGCAGCGGCGGGGTATCGGCAGCGAACTCCTCGGCCGACTGGTGGCGATGGCGGTGGCGGCCAACTGCGAGAGCGTGTACGCCGTGACGCAGGCGTCCAACACCGGCATGGTCGCCGCGATGCGCGGCCTCGGCCTGCCCCTCGACTACCAGATCGAGGAGGGCACCCTGGTCATCACCGCCCGCCTCGACAGGACAGCGGCCACCTCCCACCTGTCGTACGACCAGTCACCGGGCCAGGCAGCCGGCGAACGGATCGTCCGGGAGTGA
- a CDS encoding DUF6493 family protein: protein MSSLLEAVRAGRTAEVVSLLDGMTDAERRSFFPELRALRKELRSDQWNAASRRAYPALHAAGAACQTGAAAVASWLAAADMRWSQASPGLLIHLLGDRETDWLVDVTHRLAQRPESARVPYELLAGLVRLSGCPVPTTPAYVTGWVEHIGAGWELGNTVLDRLRKDPHLAPLVAAAFETEDIGGRWAWTYGEGPDSWAEALARLTDEGALDRGATVDACVARLLRGGSAADQRSFLRVLKSLALTRDEERERIADWLALASDGMSVVAAHAQSVLGALALDGDLAPSRLTEMSGAVLFRTEKKLVRAQLVLLGKALARDPSAAGELLPAAAQAFGHEDSDVQDRALKLVERHAKKADTGPLREELAVASEQLIPVLRARAARTLGVPAASWTPEYEEVLPPVPQPVRLAPAPETAAELAEEVGALLASGGGVTEFERTLDGLVRHTYRDKGALLDALAPVVSQRWWDPSGPERILPSQDYFSNSHRGIGTTEDGIDLLLATLRGGLLTATLHSAVQRGARTHECVHSALSRAFDARLWEVAYRIRTDPLPFLLSTPTWSTGLLEPDELVARLDTYRRLGVRVSPADFAQALLRVRREDRSAAATAAEDAAALGTAEGTRLAAWLSCDGPTLPTDRRRTSGARILVECGELPELQEDFPEEFRPLGRPVSVFKERWYCHHWGQDIRQHWLALLPERRELVAVRVLRDISALAVEDSRGAAAVLPLLAEAGGAAGEAVHLCLAYGLGARHPEDRLAAVDALLVLAARGQLDPARLGADLGQLVRRGAVKPLRLAESARTAAATGANATIWGVLRHALPVLLADLATEGAAASGRGLGELVGVAAECAERSGARGEIPHLAQAADRRGSSRLVTQARRLRDTLAEQRAA from the coding sequence ATGAGTTCGCTGCTGGAAGCGGTCCGGGCCGGGCGCACGGCCGAGGTGGTGAGCCTGCTCGACGGGATGACGGACGCCGAACGGCGCTCGTTCTTCCCCGAGTTGCGGGCACTGCGCAAGGAGCTGCGCTCCGATCAGTGGAACGCGGCCTCCCGAAGGGCCTACCCCGCCCTGCACGCGGCCGGGGCGGCCTGCCAGACCGGCGCGGCAGCCGTGGCGAGCTGGCTCGCGGCGGCCGACATGCGCTGGTCGCAGGCGTCACCGGGACTGCTGATCCACCTCTTGGGCGACCGCGAGACCGACTGGCTCGTCGACGTGACGCACCGGCTCGCGCAGCGCCCGGAGAGCGCGCGCGTGCCTTATGAACTGCTGGCCGGTCTGGTACGGCTGTCCGGTTGCCCGGTGCCGACGACGCCGGCGTACGTCACTGGCTGGGTGGAGCACATCGGCGCCGGCTGGGAGCTCGGGAACACGGTGCTGGACCGGCTGCGCAAGGATCCGCACCTGGCGCCTCTCGTGGCCGCCGCCTTCGAGACGGAGGACATCGGCGGACGGTGGGCGTGGACGTACGGCGAGGGGCCGGACAGCTGGGCCGAAGCGCTCGCGCGGCTCACCGACGAGGGCGCGCTCGACCGCGGGGCGACGGTCGACGCGTGCGTGGCCCGGCTGTTGCGGGGTGGCTCGGCCGCCGACCAGCGCTCGTTCCTGCGCGTGCTGAAGTCGCTGGCGCTCACTCGTGACGAGGAGCGGGAGCGGATCGCCGACTGGCTTGCCCTGGCCTCGGACGGGATGTCGGTGGTGGCCGCGCACGCCCAGTCGGTGCTGGGAGCCCTGGCACTGGACGGCGACCTGGCACCGAGCCGGCTGACGGAGATGTCGGGCGCGGTGCTGTTCCGCACCGAGAAGAAGCTGGTGCGGGCCCAGCTCGTGCTGCTGGGCAAGGCACTCGCGCGGGATCCGTCCGCGGCGGGGGAATTGTTGCCCGCCGCCGCGCAGGCCTTCGGGCACGAGGACTCGGACGTGCAGGACCGGGCGCTCAAGCTGGTGGAACGCCATGCGAAGAAGGCCGACACCGGCCCGCTCCGCGAGGAACTCGCCGTCGCCTCGGAGCAGTTGATCCCGGTGCTGCGTGCTCGGGCGGCACGGACTCTGGGCGTACCGGCGGCTTCGTGGACGCCGGAGTACGAGGAGGTTCTGCCGCCGGTGCCGCAGCCGGTGCGTCTTGCTCCCGCTCCGGAGACGGCCGCCGAACTCGCGGAGGAGGTCGGCGCGTTGCTGGCGTCCGGCGGTGGCGTGACGGAGTTCGAGAGGACCCTGGACGGACTCGTCCGCCATACGTACCGGGACAAGGGCGCGCTGCTGGACGCTCTGGCGCCCGTCGTCTCACAGCGCTGGTGGGACCCGTCGGGGCCCGAGCGGATCCTGCCCTCGCAGGACTACTTCAGCAACAGCCACCGGGGTATCGGCACCACCGAGGACGGCATCGATTTGCTCCTGGCGACGCTGCGCGGCGGACTGCTCACCGCCACGCTGCACTCCGCGGTCCAGCGGGGGGCACGTACGCACGAATGCGTGCACAGCGCGCTGTCCCGGGCGTTCGACGCCCGACTCTGGGAGGTCGCGTACCGCATCCGGACCGACCCGTTGCCGTTCCTGCTCTCCACCCCCACATGGAGCACCGGCCTGCTGGAACCGGACGAACTCGTGGCGCGCCTGGACACCTACCGACGACTCGGGGTCCGTGTCTCCCCGGCCGACTTCGCACAGGCGCTGCTGCGGGTCCGGCGCGAGGACCGCTCGGCCGCTGCGACGGCCGCCGAGGACGCCGCGGCGCTCGGCACCGCGGAGGGGACTCGACTCGCGGCCTGGCTCTCCTGCGACGGCCCGACCCTGCCCACCGACCGGCGACGCACCTCCGGCGCCCGCATCCTGGTCGAGTGTGGTGAACTCCCGGAGCTGCAGGAGGACTTCCCCGAGGAATTCCGGCCGCTGGGCCGTCCGGTCAGCGTCTTCAAGGAGCGCTGGTACTGCCATCACTGGGGCCAGGACATACGGCAGCACTGGCTGGCCCTGCTGCCCGAGCGGCGCGAGCTGGTCGCGGTGCGGGTGCTGCGGGACATCTCCGCCCTGGCCGTGGAGGACAGTCGCGGCGCCGCGGCCGTACTGCCGCTGCTCGCCGAGGCCGGCGGTGCGGCCGGCGAGGCCGTGCACCTGTGCCTGGCGTACGGGCTCGGGGCGCGTCATCCCGAGGATCGGCTCGCCGCCGTGGACGCCCTGCTGGTGCTGGCCGCACGGGGGCAGCTCGACCCGGCCCGGCTCGGCGCGGACCTCGGACAGCTGGTGCGGCGCGGGGCCGTCAAGCCGCTGCGACTCGCCGAGTCCGCGCGGACCGCGGCGGCCACGGGGGCGAACGCCACCATCTGGGGGGTGCTCCGGCACGCCCTGCCCGTCCTGCTCGCGGACCTCGCGACCGAGGGCGCCGCCGCGTCGGGCCGGGGGCTCGGAGAACTGGTGGGCGTGGCCGCGGAGTGCGCCGAACGTTCCGGGGCACGCGGGGAGATACCGCACCTGGCACAGGCGGCGGACCGGCGCGGCTCGTCCCGGCTGGTGACGCAGGCGCGGCGGCTGCGCGACACACTGGCCGAGCAGCGGGCCGCGTGA